From a region of the Pectobacterium aquaticum genome:
- a CDS encoding TetR/AcrR family transcriptional regulator has translation MARVSKQQMERNREEIIQVSSQLFRERGLNGVSVNDLMAAAGLTHGGFYGHFASKDELAAIASRKALEDSRSRWQEITQHAGQHDLQTMVEHYLSPAHRDGAKDGCALTALASDIARESEDKPIREVYLSGVRAMLDRLESLSTIKDKDQRRLHALAQFALLSGALTLARATAGDPLSDDFLIAAKKALLGDA, from the coding sequence ATGGCCCGTGTATCAAAACAGCAGATGGAGCGTAACCGAGAGGAAATCATTCAGGTTTCTTCACAACTCTTTCGTGAACGGGGCCTGAACGGCGTCAGCGTGAACGACTTGATGGCCGCGGCCGGCTTAACTCACGGTGGCTTTTATGGTCATTTTGCTTCTAAGGATGAGCTCGCTGCCATCGCTAGCCGAAAAGCGCTTGAGGACTCTCGCTCGCGTTGGCAGGAAATAACTCAGCACGCAGGTCAACATGACCTGCAAACGATGGTGGAACACTATCTTTCCCCCGCCCATCGTGACGGCGCTAAGGACGGCTGTGCGCTCACTGCGCTAGCCAGCGACATAGCCAGAGAAAGTGAAGACAAACCGATACGTGAGGTTTATCTCAGTGGTGTCAGAGCCATGCTGGACAGGCTGGAGTCTCTATCGACGATAAAAGATAAAGACCAGCGCCGACTGCATGCTCTGGCGCAATTCGCCCTGTTATCCGGCGCACTCACGTTAGCGCGAGCAACGGCTGGCGATCCTTTGTCAGACGACTTTCTTATCGCCGCCAAAAAAGCGCTGCTTGGCGACGCATAA
- a CDS encoding DoxX family protein — translation MIAQLNQWFTRLTDHPDAGKLLLRLTVGILLLFHGVAKVEHGVGWIVQMLQGAGLPGFIAYGVYIGEVVAPILIILGVFTRVSGLIAALTLVVATLMVGMGKFFTLTKVGAWALELEALYFFAGIIIMLVGSGRYSVASNPAYR, via the coding sequence ATGATTGCTCAGTTGAATCAGTGGTTCACGCGTTTAACCGATCATCCTGATGCAGGTAAACTTTTACTGCGTTTAACCGTGGGTATTCTGCTGCTGTTTCACGGCGTAGCAAAAGTTGAGCACGGTGTAGGCTGGATAGTACAGATGCTGCAAGGTGCAGGCCTGCCTGGTTTTATCGCTTATGGCGTTTATATCGGTGAGGTTGTTGCCCCGATTCTGATTATTCTGGGCGTATTTACCCGCGTTTCAGGCCTGATTGCCGCGCTGACGCTGGTTGTTGCTACGCTGATGGTGGGAATGGGTAAATTCTTCACTCTGACCAAAGTGGGTGCCTGGGCGCTGGAATTGGAAGCACTCTATTTCTTCGCGGGCATTATCATCATGCTGGTCGGTAGTGGTCGCTATTCTGTTGCCTCTAACCCCGCTTATCGCTAA
- the degP gene encoding serine endoprotease DegP produces the protein MKRKSLVLSVLALSLAMAIGSTTANAAESAASAASSGQLPSLAPMLENVMPSVVSIYVEGHTTHAGNEGKEGIPPQLQPFFGENSPFCQEGSPFQSSPMCQGEGDDDGQPAQQENFQALGAGVVINAEKGYVVTNSHVVDNADKIQVRLSDGRKYDGKVLGKDTRSDIALVQLKDFKNLTAIKVADSDQLRVGDYTVAIGNPYGLGETATSGIVSALGRSGLNIENYENFIQTDAAINRGNSGGALVNLNGELVGLNTAILAPDGGNIGIGFAIPSNMVKSVVAQIVEFGEVKRGELGITGTELNSELAQAMKVDAQRGAFVSQVRPKSAADEAGIKAGDVIVTLNGKAVSSFSALRAQVGSLPVGSKVALGLLREGKALTVEVTLQQSNQAQVASGNLYSGIEGAELSNTQVDDKKGVKVDNVKPGSAAAKVGLKKDDIILGVNQQPVQNIGELRKILDSKPAVLALNVRRGDSTIYLLAQ, from the coding sequence ATGAAAAGAAAATCACTGGTTCTGAGTGTGCTGGCGTTAAGTCTGGCGATGGCGATAGGCTCCACCACGGCGAATGCCGCTGAGTCAGCGGCGTCTGCCGCGTCATCGGGTCAATTACCCAGCCTGGCTCCTATGCTGGAAAATGTCATGCCTTCTGTGGTGAGCATCTACGTGGAAGGGCATACCACCCATGCGGGCAATGAGGGAAAAGAAGGGATCCCACCGCAGCTTCAGCCGTTTTTTGGTGAAAACTCGCCTTTCTGTCAGGAGGGATCGCCGTTCCAGTCATCGCCAATGTGTCAGGGAGAAGGTGACGACGACGGCCAGCCAGCGCAGCAGGAAAATTTCCAGGCGCTGGGCGCGGGCGTCGTGATTAATGCAGAGAAAGGCTATGTGGTGACCAACAGCCATGTGGTGGATAACGCTGACAAGATTCAGGTTCGACTCAGCGATGGCCGCAAGTATGATGGCAAAGTGTTAGGCAAAGACACACGTTCCGATATCGCGCTGGTGCAGTTGAAAGATTTTAAAAATCTGACGGCAATTAAGGTCGCAGATTCTGACCAACTGCGGGTCGGTGATTATACGGTAGCGATTGGTAATCCGTATGGTCTGGGCGAGACGGCGACATCGGGCATTGTGTCCGCGCTGGGGCGTAGCGGGTTGAATATTGAAAACTACGAGAACTTTATTCAGACCGATGCAGCGATCAACCGGGGGAATTCCGGTGGTGCGCTGGTCAACCTGAACGGAGAGCTGGTTGGGTTGAATACCGCGATTCTTGCTCCAGATGGCGGCAATATCGGGATTGGTTTCGCTATCCCCAGCAATATGGTGAAAAGCGTCGTGGCACAGATTGTCGAATTTGGTGAAGTGAAGCGCGGCGAGCTGGGTATCACCGGGACAGAGCTGAACTCCGAACTGGCTCAGGCGATGAAGGTCGATGCACAGCGCGGTGCGTTTGTGAGCCAGGTGCGGCCGAAGTCGGCGGCAGATGAGGCGGGCATCAAGGCGGGCGATGTGATCGTCACGCTGAATGGTAAAGCAGTCAGCAGCTTCTCTGCACTGCGTGCGCAGGTTGGATCGCTGCCAGTGGGCAGCAAAGTCGCGCTGGGACTGCTGCGTGAGGGTAAAGCGCTGACGGTTGAGGTAACGCTGCAACAGAGCAATCAGGCTCAGGTGGCTTCCGGTAATCTTTACTCTGGCATTGAAGGTGCCGAGCTGAGCAATACTCAGGTGGACGACAAAAAAGGCGTCAAGGTGGATAACGTTAAACCCGGTTCCGCAGCGGCTAAGGTTGGCCTGAAGAAGGACGACATTATTCTGGGCGTTAACCAACAGCCGGTACAGAATATTGGCGAGTTGCGTAAAATTCTGGACAGCAAACCGGCCGTATTGGCCTTGAATGTGCGTCGCGGTGACAGCACGATTTACCTGTTGGCTCAGTAA
- the cysW gene encoding sulfate ABC transporter permease subunit CysW, whose translation MEQVISAQASAAKRKKQPAAYYILISLAWVVFFLILVLPLMMVMTQGLDKGVGAFWDAITEPDAISALKLTLLATVISVPLNVVFGLATAWCVTKFEFRGKSFLLALIDLPFSVSPVVAGLVYVLLFGAQSSLHPFLLEHDLQIVYAVPGIVLATIFVTLPYVARELIPLMEEQGSQEEEAARLLGANGWQMFWHITLPNVKWALIYGVVLCTARAMGEFGAVSVISGHIRGLTNTLPLHIEILYNEYNIVAAFSVAILLLIMSLVVLLLRQWSEGRLTKQIQKQQELAKNEH comes from the coding sequence ATGGAACAGGTTATTTCCGCTCAGGCCAGCGCGGCTAAAAGAAAAAAACAGCCCGCCGCCTATTACATTCTGATTTCACTCGCGTGGGTCGTCTTTTTTCTGATTCTGGTGCTGCCGTTGATGATGGTGATGACTCAGGGGCTGGATAAAGGTGTCGGCGCATTTTGGGACGCGATTACCGAACCGGATGCGATCTCTGCGCTTAAGCTGACGCTACTCGCGACCGTCATTTCTGTGCCGTTAAATGTGGTGTTCGGGCTGGCGACAGCGTGGTGCGTGACGAAATTCGAATTTCGTGGCAAGAGCTTTTTGCTGGCGCTGATCGATTTGCCATTCTCCGTTTCGCCCGTGGTTGCGGGGCTGGTGTATGTGCTGCTGTTTGGGGCACAAAGCTCGCTCCATCCTTTTCTGCTCGAACACGATCTGCAAATTGTTTACGCCGTGCCGGGCATCGTACTGGCGACAATTTTTGTCACGCTGCCCTATGTTGCGCGTGAGCTGATTCCGTTGATGGAAGAGCAAGGCTCGCAGGAAGAAGAAGCGGCGCGGTTGCTAGGGGCGAACGGCTGGCAAATGTTCTGGCACATTACGCTGCCGAATGTGAAATGGGCGTTGATCTACGGCGTAGTGCTGTGTACCGCGCGTGCGATGGGGGAATTTGGCGCCGTTTCCGTTATTTCCGGCCACATCCGCGGACTGACTAACACGCTGCCGCTGCATATCGAAATTCTTTATAACGAGTACAACATCGTTGCCGCTTTCAGCGTGGCGATTCTGCTGCTGATAATGTCGCTAGTGGTGTTGCTGCTGCGCCAGTGGAGTGAAGGTCGATTGACGAAGCAAATACAGAAACAACAGGAGTTGGCCAAAAATGAGCATTGA
- a CDS encoding aldo/keto reductase, with amino-acid sequence MKYTTFGRNTGLRVSELALGTGNFGTGWGYGSEKEQAKQVFDRYANAGGNFIDTADAYQLGQSEQMVGEFIAADRDHFVVATKYTLSAMPDAGISQTGNSRKNMISSVENSLKRLNTDRIDVLWAHFDDQLTPLEEIVRAFDDLVRAGKIQYAGFSNFPAWRIARADTIAELRGWSRIAGIQVEYSLVQRTAERELLPMAEAMGLAATLWSPLGGGLLTGKYRKSKEGRLIGFGGRLVHTEQDTTLLDEVFRVANDLNVMPIQIAIAWLRHKSARASTSLIPILGSRTLAQLDDTLVALGVTLSDDQVARLDDVSAISLGTPHDQIAGSLPRAQGGNSAHIITPWPPRA; translated from the coding sequence ATGAAATACACGACTTTTGGACGTAATACGGGCTTACGCGTTTCCGAACTTGCTCTCGGAACAGGAAATTTTGGCACCGGTTGGGGCTATGGTTCTGAAAAAGAACAGGCTAAACAGGTATTTGATCGTTATGCCAACGCGGGCGGCAACTTCATCGATACAGCGGATGCTTACCAGTTAGGCCAATCTGAGCAAATGGTCGGAGAATTCATTGCCGCAGATCGCGACCATTTTGTCGTTGCGACGAAGTACACCTTAAGTGCCATGCCGGATGCCGGAATTTCCCAAACCGGCAATAGCCGCAAGAACATGATCTCATCAGTCGAAAACAGCCTAAAACGGCTAAACACCGATCGTATCGATGTACTGTGGGCGCACTTTGATGACCAATTAACGCCACTGGAAGAGATTGTTCGCGCTTTCGACGATCTCGTTCGGGCAGGGAAAATCCAGTACGCAGGCTTCTCTAATTTCCCCGCCTGGCGCATTGCCAGAGCGGACACCATCGCGGAACTGCGCGGCTGGTCGCGAATTGCCGGTATTCAGGTGGAATACAGTCTGGTGCAGCGCACCGCAGAACGAGAGCTACTGCCGATGGCTGAAGCAATGGGGCTGGCAGCAACGCTTTGGTCTCCACTGGGTGGCGGCCTGCTGACGGGAAAATACCGTAAAAGTAAAGAAGGCCGTCTGATCGGTTTTGGCGGAAGACTAGTACACACAGAGCAAGACACAACCTTGTTGGACGAGGTCTTTCGCGTGGCAAACGACTTAAATGTCATGCCAATACAGATTGCCATCGCCTGGCTGCGACATAAATCCGCCCGCGCTAGCACCAGCCTGATCCCCATTCTGGGCTCCCGCACACTGGCGCAGTTGGACGATACACTGGTTGCATTAGGTGTGACGCTAAGCGACGATCAGGTCGCACGACTGGACGACGTCAGTGCTATTTCGCTGGGGACGCCGCACGATCAGATCGCAGGGTCATTGCCTCGGGCTCAAGGGGGCAACAGTGCTCATATTATTACACCGTGGCCGCCACGGGCCTGA
- the mtnN gene encoding 5'-methylthioadenosine/S-adenosylhomocysteine nucleosidase codes for MKVGIIGAMEQEVTLLRDRIENRQTFQRAGCEIYTGQINGVEVALLKSGIGKVSAALGTTLLLEHSKPDVVINTGSAGGLAPTLNVGDIVVSDEVRYHDADVTAFGYEPGQMAGCPAAFPADEKLITLAQEAIAELQLNAVRGLVVSGDAFINGAEPLARIRTTFPKAIAVEMEATAIAHVCHQFAVPFVVVRAISDVADKASHLSFDEFLSVAAQQSTRMVEAILAKLAAR; via the coding sequence ATGAAAGTCGGTATTATCGGTGCGATGGAACAAGAAGTAACGCTGCTGCGCGATCGAATTGAAAACCGTCAGACCTTCCAGCGTGCGGGTTGCGAAATTTACACCGGACAAATCAACGGCGTAGAAGTCGCGCTGCTGAAATCCGGTATCGGCAAAGTCTCCGCCGCACTGGGCACCACGCTGCTGCTGGAACACAGCAAGCCGGACGTCGTCATTAACACCGGTTCTGCTGGCGGACTGGCACCGACATTGAACGTCGGTGATATCGTCGTTTCCGATGAAGTGCGCTACCACGATGCTGACGTCACGGCCTTTGGCTATGAACCCGGCCAGATGGCGGGCTGCCCCGCCGCTTTCCCTGCCGATGAAAAACTCATCACACTGGCGCAGGAAGCAATTGCCGAGTTACAGCTGAACGCCGTGCGCGGCCTGGTTGTCAGCGGTGATGCCTTCATTAACGGCGCAGAGCCGTTAGCTCGTATCCGCACCACGTTCCCAAAGGCGATTGCCGTAGAAATGGAAGCGACTGCGATCGCCCATGTCTGCCACCAGTTCGCCGTCCCGTTTGTGGTTGTACGCGCGATTTCTGATGTGGCCGATAAAGCCTCACACCTGAGTTTCGATGAGTTCCTGAGCGTTGCGGCACAGCAATCAACGCGGATGGTAGAAGCGATTCTGGCCAAGCTGGCCGCACGCTAA
- the cysT gene encoding sulfate ABC transporter permease subunit CysT: protein MSQRSSSVIPGFGLTLGFSLSYLGLIVLIPLAGMFLYASQLTFGQFWDLITSRQVLFSLRLSFGTALAAALINGILGTLLAWVLVRYTFPGRKVIDAMIDMPFALPTAVAGIALTALYAPNGLIGSLFPFKIAYTGIGITLALIFVTLPFVVRTLQPVLADIPKEVEEAAACLGARPLQVFRHVLLPAVLPAWLTGFALAFARGVGEYGSVVFIAGNIPFKTEILPLLIVSKLDQYDYKGATGIGVFMLLVSFIMLLLINVLQRRIQPKL, encoded by the coding sequence ATGTCACAACGTTCTTCCTCAGTGATCCCCGGTTTCGGGCTAACGTTAGGGTTTAGCCTGAGCTATTTAGGATTAATTGTCCTCATTCCGTTGGCGGGGATGTTTTTGTATGCCAGCCAACTAACGTTTGGTCAGTTTTGGGATCTGATCACCAGCCGTCAGGTGCTTTTCTCCCTACGGCTTTCGTTTGGTACGGCGCTGGCAGCGGCGTTGATTAACGGTATTCTCGGGACGCTGCTGGCCTGGGTGCTTGTGCGGTATACCTTTCCCGGCCGTAAAGTGATCGATGCCATGATCGACATGCCCTTCGCGCTGCCAACTGCCGTGGCGGGGATCGCGCTGACGGCGTTGTATGCGCCGAATGGCCTGATTGGCTCGCTGTTTCCGTTCAAAATTGCCTACACCGGTATTGGCATCACGCTGGCGCTCATTTTCGTCACGCTGCCTTTCGTGGTCAGAACGCTGCAACCGGTGCTGGCTGATATTCCGAAAGAAGTGGAAGAAGCAGCCGCCTGCCTTGGTGCACGTCCGCTTCAGGTTTTCCGCCATGTCTTGCTGCCTGCGGTGTTACCGGCGTGGCTGACGGGGTTTGCGCTGGCCTTTGCCCGTGGGGTTGGAGAATACGGTTCCGTGGTATTTATCGCGGGGAATATTCCATTTAAAACCGAAATCCTGCCGCTGCTGATCGTCTCCAAGCTCGATCAGTATGACTACAAGGGAGCAACTGGGATCGGCGTATTCATGTTGCTGGTTTCTTTCATTATGCTGCTGCTGATTAACGTGTTGCAGCGCCGCATTCAACCGAAACTGTAA
- the dgt gene encoding dGTPase, producing the protein MSDIDFAKKMSFQRYFSRSKTLDDGYAIVRQFESDRGRIINSAAIRRLQQKTQVFPLERNAAVRSRLTHSMEVQQVGRYIAKEILHRLQADGRLTSLGLKDRETPFESLVEMACLMHDIGNPPFGHFGESAINQWFRKLLDSHYLDSESPERVDDCRVPTLRMQQDGLDDLRGQIRQDLSHFEGNAQAIRLVHTLLKLNLTYGQVACILKYTRPAYWHGELPADYHYLMKKPGYYLAEEAFVATLREELDMGEFHRHPLSYIMEAADDVSYCIADLEDAVEKDILTIEELYDRLRENWGTGTEKDIFAKTIERAYKERERFQWRSHDDQFFMNLRVHTVGQMVPHAAQRFIDNLPEVYAGSFNQALLEDDSPQNRLLGIFKRVALKHVFNHHEVEQLELQGDRVIRGLLDIYSPLLEMPYQDFSQLVSDDTHKRYPIETRLYHKLSSKHCLAYCEAVTELEGLPETERVIREYYYRARLIQDYISGMTDLYAYDEYRKLMAAD; encoded by the coding sequence ATGTCTGATATCGATTTCGCCAAAAAAATGAGCTTTCAGCGCTATTTTAGCCGGTCTAAAACGCTTGATGATGGCTATGCGATTGTGCGCCAGTTTGAGAGCGATCGGGGTCGTATTATTAACTCCGCGGCCATCCGCCGTTTACAGCAAAAAACCCAGGTCTTTCCGCTAGAACGTAATGCGGCTGTCCGCTCCCGTCTGACTCATTCGATGGAAGTTCAGCAGGTTGGCCGCTATATCGCCAAAGAAATTTTGCACCGTCTGCAAGCCGATGGACGGCTGACATCGCTGGGTCTGAAAGACAGAGAAACGCCGTTTGAAAGTCTGGTCGAAATGGCATGCCTGATGCATGACATCGGCAATCCGCCGTTTGGGCATTTTGGCGAATCCGCGATTAATCAATGGTTCAGAAAATTGCTGGATAGCCACTATCTGGACAGTGAATCCCCGGAACGCGTCGATGACTGTAGAGTCCCCACGCTGCGGATGCAGCAAGATGGGCTGGACGATCTGCGCGGGCAGATTCGGCAGGATCTGAGCCATTTTGAAGGCAACGCACAGGCGATCCGTCTGGTGCATACGTTGCTGAAGCTCAACCTGACCTACGGACAGGTGGCCTGCATTTTGAAATACACCCGCCCCGCGTACTGGCACGGCGAGCTTCCGGCGGATTACCATTATTTGATGAAGAAGCCGGGCTACTATCTGGCAGAGGAAGCGTTTGTCGCCACACTGCGTGAAGAGCTGGATATGGGCGAATTTCACCGTCATCCGCTGAGCTACATTATGGAAGCGGCTGATGATGTGTCCTACTGCATCGCGGATCTTGAGGATGCAGTCGAGAAAGATATCCTCACGATCGAAGAACTTTACGATCGTCTGCGCGAGAATTGGGGCACAGGAACAGAGAAAGACATTTTCGCTAAAACAATTGAACGCGCTTACAAAGAACGTGAGCGCTTTCAATGGCGTAGCCACGACGATCAGTTCTTCATGAATCTCCGTGTTCATACCGTGGGGCAGATGGTGCCGCATGCCGCGCAGCGTTTTATCGACAACCTGCCGGAGGTCTATGCTGGATCGTTTAATCAGGCATTGCTTGAGGACGACAGCCCGCAGAACCGCCTGTTAGGCATTTTTAAACGCGTCGCCTTAAAGCACGTTTTTAACCACCATGAAGTTGAACAGTTGGAGCTACAGGGTGACCGCGTGATTCGCGGCCTGCTGGATATTTATAGCCCGCTGCTTGAGATGCCCTATCAGGATTTCAGCCAGCTTGTAAGCGACGATACGCACAAGCGCTATCCGATTGAAACGCGGCTTTACCACAAGCTATCCAGCAAGCACTGTCTGGCCTATTGCGAAGCGGTTACCGAGTTGGAAGGATTACCCGAAACCGAGCGTGTCATCCGTGAATATTATTATCGGGCGCGCCTGATTCAGGATTACATCAGCGGTATGACGGATTTGTACGCCTACGACGAATACCGCAAGCTGATGGCGGCAGATTAG
- a CDS encoding CdaR family transcriptional regulator produces the protein MASYHLNAKMAQDIVARTMQIIDSNINVMDARGKIIGSGDQERLGELHEGALLALSQGRVVDIDDAVARHLHGVRPGINLPLRIDGEIVGVIGLTGNPSQLRQYGELVCMTAEMMLEQARLLHMLAQDSRLREELVLNLIRTDDLSPALMEWAQRLGIDLNKPRVAAVIEVDSGQLGVDSAMAELQQLQTLLTTPERDNLIAIVSLTEMVVLKPALNSHGRWDAEEHRRRVDTLMSRMAESSRLRVRLALGNYFAGSGSIARSYRTARTTMSVGKQRMPAQRCYYYQDLMLPVLLDSLRGGWQANELVRPLSKLKAMDGNGLLRRTLGAWFRNNVQPGATAKALFIHRNTLEYRLNRISELTGLDLGNFDDRLLLYVALQLDEEE, from the coding sequence ATGGCGTCGTATCATCTTAATGCCAAGATGGCGCAGGATATTGTCGCGCGGACCATGCAGATCATTGATAGCAATATCAACGTGATGGATGCTCGCGGTAAGATCATCGGCAGTGGCGATCAGGAACGATTGGGGGAACTGCACGAAGGCGCGCTGCTGGCGCTTTCACAGGGGCGAGTTGTCGATATTGATGATGCTGTGGCGCGTCACCTGCACGGTGTGCGCCCGGGCATCAATTTACCTTTGCGCATCGACGGTGAAATTGTTGGCGTCATCGGCCTGACGGGGAATCCTAGCCAGCTACGGCAGTACGGCGAGCTTGTCTGCATGACGGCGGAAATGATGCTGGAGCAAGCGAGGCTGTTGCATATGCTGGCGCAGGATAGCCGCCTGCGTGAAGAGCTGGTACTGAACCTGATTCGCACCGACGATCTGTCTCCCGCGCTCATGGAGTGGGCGCAGCGCTTAGGCATCGATCTAAATAAGCCGCGTGTCGCAGCGGTGATCGAAGTGGACAGCGGGCAACTCGGCGTCGACTCTGCTATGGCAGAGCTACAGCAGTTGCAGACGTTGCTGACCACGCCGGAACGCGACAACCTCATTGCTATCGTTTCTCTGACGGAAATGGTGGTGCTAAAACCGGCACTGAACAGCCACGGTCGCTGGGATGCAGAGGAACACCGGCGTCGCGTGGATACGCTGATGTCGCGTATGGCGGAAAGCAGTCGGCTGCGGGTACGTCTGGCGCTGGGGAACTATTTTGCGGGCTCCGGTAGCATCGCGCGCTCCTACCGCACGGCACGAACGACCATGAGCGTAGGCAAACAGCGTATGCCCGCCCAGCGCTGTTATTACTATCAGGATTTGATGTTACCCGTGCTGCTGGACAGCCTGCGCGGCGGCTGGCAGGCAAACGAACTGGTGCGTCCGCTTTCGAAGCTTAAAGCAATGGACGGCAATGGTCTGCTGCGTCGGACGTTGGGTGCCTGGTTCCGTAACAACGTCCAGCCCGGCGCGACGGCGAAAGCGCTGTTTATCCACCGTAATACGCTGGAATATCGCCTTAACCGCATCTCTGAACTAACGGGGTTAGATCTGGGGAATTTTGACGATCGTCTGCTGTTGTACGTGGCTTTGCAACTGGACGAAGAAGAGTAG
- a CDS encoding sulfate ABC transporter substrate-binding protein — protein MRRLGLSVATAALLFSGVASAATELLNVSYDPTRELYQQYNAAFIKHWKATSGEDITIKNSHGGSGKQARSVIDGLQADVVTLALAGDIDALNLNQPMIDPKWQARLPDNSTPYTSTIVFLVRKGNPKQIKDWNDLVKPGVDVITPNPKTSGGARWNFLAAWAYAKAQPGGNDETALKFVTELYRHAPVLDTGARGATISFVQRQLGDVLLAWENEAYLSLQEQGGDQLEIVTPSLSILAEPPVAVVDKVVERKGTQKQAEAYLQYLYSDEAQRIIGKNFYRPRNAKIAEEFKDQFAPVNLVTIDKDFGGWKAAQEKYFNDGGVFDAIFKEINK, from the coding sequence ATACGTCGTCTGGGGTTATCTGTTGCTACGGCAGCACTGTTGTTTTCTGGTGTGGCCTCGGCGGCTACCGAATTATTAAACGTGTCTTACGATCCGACGCGCGAACTCTATCAGCAATACAATGCGGCGTTTATTAAGCATTGGAAAGCCACTAGCGGTGAAGATATCACCATCAAAAATTCGCACGGCGGTTCTGGAAAGCAGGCGCGTTCGGTAATTGACGGCTTACAGGCTGATGTGGTGACGCTGGCGCTGGCGGGTGACATTGATGCACTAAATCTGAATCAACCGATGATCGATCCTAAATGGCAGGCACGTCTGCCTGACAACAGCACCCCTTACACCTCCACCATCGTTTTTCTGGTGCGCAAAGGTAATCCGAAGCAAATCAAAGACTGGAACGATCTGGTGAAGCCGGGCGTTGACGTGATCACGCCAAACCCGAAAACCTCCGGCGGCGCGCGTTGGAACTTCCTGGCTGCCTGGGCTTATGCCAAAGCGCAACCGGGTGGTAATGATGAAACCGCACTGAAATTTGTCACTGAACTGTATCGCCATGCGCCCGTACTGGATACCGGTGCGCGTGGGGCAACCATCAGCTTTGTGCAACGTCAGCTAGGCGATGTGCTGCTGGCATGGGAAAACGAAGCGTACCTGTCTCTGCAAGAGCAGGGCGGCGATCAGCTTGAGATCGTGACGCCGTCTCTGTCGATTCTGGCAGAACCGCCGGTTGCCGTTGTCGACAAAGTCGTTGAGCGCAAAGGGACGCAGAAACAGGCTGAAGCCTATCTGCAATACCTCTACAGCGATGAAGCGCAGCGCATCATCGGTAAAAATTTCTACCGTCCACGTAATGCCAAGATCGCTGAAGAGTTTAAAGATCAGTTTGCACCGGTGAATCTGGTGACGATTGATAAGGATTTCGGCGGCTGGAAAGCGGCACAGGAAAAATACTTTAACGATGGCGGTGTGTTCGACGCCATCTTTAAAGAGATTAATAAGTAA